The window GGGGGACCGGCTGCCTCCCCTGTGGTCAGGCCGGCATTCGCAGCAGAGCGAGGGGTGCGGAGGTCGGCTGCTCGGATCCCCCGGCCGGCTCGACGGTGATGCCGACGCCCGAGGCCCGGCCGACCGCTCCCTCCATGAGGACGGCCTGACTGCTGCGGCCGGGGTTCATCAGCCCGGCCGAGCGCATCTTCCCGCCGTCGGCGAACCACAGTTGGTACACCTTGCCGTGCGGCGGGGCCGGCATGCGCGAGGCGACGAACACGGCCTCATCGCGTCCGGCGGACACCACCAGCGTTCCCGCGCCTCCGGCCACCTTCGCCGAGCGGCTCCGGGCATCGGGAGCCGCCAGCACACGGGCCAGCTCGTCGGCGTGCCGCTGCGCCCGGACCACCTGCCGGTGCGCGTCCTGGGCGCGTTCGTACTGCCATGCGGCGGTGCCACCGAACGCGACCGCGGCGGCGACGCTCGCGGCCAGCGCCCACCGGGCCGGCCCGCGCCACCGCGGCACCAGGCGGCGGACCTGCTCGGCCCGGGCGACGTCGGGGTCCACCTGGCGCACGGTGGTGACGCGGCCGAGAACCTGATCCCGCATGGCGCGGTGGACCGGCGTGGTGGCCGCCAGGGCCAGGCGTGCCGCTGTCGCGGTGAACTCGGCGATCTCCTGCTCGCACGCCTCGCAGCCGGTGAGATGGTGCTCGAAGGCGGCGCGCTCGTCGTCGGGCAGCGCGTGCAGGGCGTAGGCGCCGGTGAGACTGTGCAGATCGGTGACGCTCATGCGGTCACCCCCAGGCAGTCGCGGAGCCGGATGAGACCGTCCCGCAGGCGGGTCTTGACCGTACCCAGCGGCAGCGCCAGCGCCTCGGCGACCTGCCGGTAGGTGAGCCCCTGGTAGTAGGCCAGGGTGACGGACTGGCGCTGCAGCTCGGTCAGGGTGCGCAGGCAGCGGCGTACCTGCTCCTGCTCCAGGCGGCTCTCGACCTGCTCGGTCACCTCGTCGTAAGCCGGTGTCCGCTCCAGCAGGGCGGCCTTGGTGTCGCGTGCGGCGGCGGCCTCGACCGAGCGGACCCGGTCCACCGCCCGCTGGTGCGCCACGGTCAGGATCCAGTTGATGGCCGACCCGCGCTCGGCTCGGTAGCGGGGAGCGGTGCGCCACACCTCGACCAGGACGTCCTGGGCGACCTCTTCCGACTGTGCCTGGTCGCGCAGGACCGCGCGGACGACTCCGAGGACGGAGCCGGCCACCGCGTCGTAGAGCGCGGCGAACGCCTCGTGGTCGCCCAGGGCCACCTCCCGCAGCAGTTGTTGCAGATCAGGCCCGGGAGAGGGCTTCCTGCCGATGAACACGGCTTCCTTCACAACGTTCCTCTCACGGGTGCGACAAGCCACAACATGCCCGCGTAATCCGGTACCAGGCGCCGCCCGGATTGGTCCGTCGGGAATCGTCCTCCTGGTGCCGCGCCGGAGGAGGTCACACGGCATGCGACGGGGGCGGCCCCGATGCTCGGAGCCGCCCCCGTGGCGCACGGGAATCCGCCGGTGGCCGACGCCCTTGGCCGACTCCTTCGCTTCACGGACCCTGCCCGCGGCCCCGGCCGCGCGTCCCTTGGCAGTCAGCGCCTCGTTGCCCGTGGCGCGTCCGGCTTGCCTGGGCGGCCTCGCCGACTGCCTGCTCGGCCTTGGCCCGGACCTTCTCAAGGCATGATCCACGCCCGCGGAGGTGTGGCACGCGGGATGCGGGAGAAAGGGGAACAGCGCGACCCACCCCCATGCCCCGCGTCCCGTGAAAATAACTCATATTTTGTGTGCTTGTAGGGGCGAAGTAAGGGCATTCGGTGGCCAGGAGGTTGATAACAATGGTTCCCCTGCTTCTGGTTCTTCTTCTGGCTCTGATCCTCTTCGGCGCGGGCTTCGCACTGAAGGCGCTGTGGTGGATCGCGGTGATCGTGCTGGTGCTGTGGCTGCTGGGCTTCGTGGTCCGGCCGGCCGGCAGTGGCGGCCGCAAGGGTCGCTGGTACCGCTGGTAGAGGCGGGCGCTCGGCACCGCAGCGCGCCGCAAGGGAAGTAGGAGTGAGGCCCGGCCGGACACGGCCGGGCCTCACTCGCGTGGAGATCCGGCACGGCAGAGACGGCTGGATGAAATCGGTCCCGATGGGTGGGAGGCGGGCCTATCGGACGCACCGCGGGGTAGGCGAGCAGAGCGGCGGCCCCGCGGAATCAGCAGTGGAACCTGCGCCTCCAAGTTCTACGGGGCCGCTGCGCAGGCGGTTCCGGCGCACGGTCGGCTCAGGGAGCCTGCAAACCGGTGTGATCGCGCCCGGACAGTCGTCGATCCACTGCCGCGCTGAGCGCGCCACACCGTCGCGCAGGACCTGCCGCGCCACTTTCCGCCGGGCCTCCGCCAGTTCCGCCGCGATGGCACGGGTGGTCTCCTCGTCGCAGGTGACGGTCGCCGGCACGGGCTCGCCGACGAGCGGGCACTGCTGACGCAGGTGGGTCGGCGGGTGGGTGTCCTCGACGCTGTGCCCGCGCAGCGCGCCGACCCGGCGCAGCCGCTCCCGCTCCCGTTCGGGCACCGAGTCCAGATCCGCGACAAGGTGCTCCCACAGTCCGTTCGCCCGGGCGTCGTCCCGGCTTCCGGAGCGGGCCCCGCCCCGGGCGGCGGCATTGATCTCACGGCTCAAGATGGTGACGACGGCGTCGCTCGGCAGCAGCCGGCCGAGCAGACTCCGCCGCCGCCATCTCCTGCCACAGCCGGCTGGCTCGGGGTTCGAGGATCCGCTGCCCGACGACGATCATGTCCGGATTCTCGTGCAGCAGACCGGTCGGCATCACCGTGCCGCTGGCGGTGGCGTGCCCTAGGGAGGCAAGGCTCCGCATGGGGAGTTGCACTCGGTAATACCCCCGGCGCTGCCGTTCTCCCAGCCGTGGACGTCGCAGTGGGGCATACGAAACCCTCCGGGCTCCTGCTCGGTCGCGGCGGTCGTGCGGCCGAGGCGCGCTGCCATCTATAGCAGCCTGCGTTCGCCCCCCGAAGAACCCGCCGAGTCACCCGTGACCTGTGGCGCGGGGCCCGTCCTCCGCCCCGCCGACGGGCTACGACGCGCCCACGGCCTCCAGCAGGACGTGCAGATCGTGGGCCGCCTCGGCGGTGGACAGGGTTGCGGCCGCCAGGATCGCCACGGTCGCGGCGGCGAGCCCGGGGTGTCGGCCGAGGGGAGGGGCGAGCAGGGCGGCGACCCGGCGGGGCACGGGCCCGGCGCCGGCCAGCGGGCCGCGGCGGCCGAGGATGCCCATGGCGGCTCCGGGGGCGCGGGCCACCGTGTCGTGTGCGGCCAGCGCGGCCTTGCCCACGGTGCGGGCGACGCGGACGCGGTCGCCGGTGACCGTGCCCGCGTGTTCGTCGGCCCAGCGCTCGATGGTGTATGTCACGGCGGTGGCCAGCGGACGCAGCAGCGGGTTGGCGGCGGCGCCCAACTGGGCGAGCGCCACGAAGAGATAGTGGTGTGCGGCCAGGTGGGCGCGTTCATGAGCGAGCAGAATGCCGCGCTCGGACGTGTTGAGGGTGTGGAGCATGCCGGTGGAGACGACGACACGCCCGGGCAGGCCGGGCAGCGCGTAGGCGTCCGGGGTCTCGTCCTCGACGATGACCAGGCCGTCGTCGGGCGCGGGCATGCATGCCGCCCGCAGCGCGGCGGTGGCCAGCGAGCGCGCGCGACGCCAGAGCATGCGTGCCGCGGTGACCGCGGCACCGCCGAGCAGCAGGCCTGCGACCAGGGCGACGGACAGCTCGGTGGGGTCGTCGTGCTGCGCCGTGTGCACCGACCAGTGACCGAGTCCCGCGAGCGCCGGGATGCGGATGAGCCCCGTGACGGCGAGCAGTCCCAGCGAGATGGTGCTGGCCGTGGCGAGCACCAGGGCGGACAGGGTGAGCAGCCAGGTGGCCAGGCGGGGTTCGCACCGCTCGGAGAGTATCCGCGCGCCGAGCGGGGCGAGCAGCGGGAGCAGCAGCGGGAGGTAGACGGCGATGCGCATCCGGGTGGGCTCTTCCTACCGGTCGTCGTCCTGGTCGGGGCCGAGCAGCTGGCGGAGCAGGTCGGCGTCCGTGGCGGACAGGCTGTCGGCGAAGCGGGCGAGGACGGCCTCGCGGTCGGGTCGCTCCTCCAGGACGGTGCGCATGCGGCGGGCGGCGAAGCCGGGGTCGTCGGTGACGGGGGCGTACGCGTAGGCGCGGCCGCGCCGGGTGCGGTCGAGCAGCTGCTTGGCGTGCATCCGGGTGAGGATCGTCACCACGCTGCTGTAGGTCAGCTCACCGCCGAGGCGCTCGGTCACCTCGCCGGGCGTCAGCGCGCCGTCGGCGCGCAGCAGCAGATCGAGGACCTCCGCCTCTCGTTCGCCGTTGGCCCGTTTGGGGACTCGCTCATGGGCATCCGGGGTCATGGGTTTGTCGATCTCTCCCTCATCTTCTACAGTCGTGTAGAACTTCTACGGCGGTGTAAAAGATGCCGTCTTCCGAGTGTGCCACGCGCTCAGGTCCGAAGGACAGCGCGGGCAGGAAAGGACCGCCGGGTGACCCAGGCCCTGAACGTGCTCGACGCCACCTCGCTCCTCACGACCGTCGGGGCCGCGGGTGTCTTCCTGGTGCTGTTCGCCGAGACGGGGCTGCTCATCGGGTTCTTCCTGCCCGGCGACTCACTGCTGTTCACCGCGGGCCTGCTGTGCACCACCCGAGCCTCGGGCGTCCACCTGTCGCTGCCCGGCGTGCTCGCCGCCGCCGTGGCCGGGGCACTGCTCGGCGCCCAGACCGGATACCTCATCGGCAGCCGCGCCGGACGGGCCCTGCTGGGCCGCAGCCGCAACCGGCACCTGCTGGACGGTGTGGCCAAGGCCGAGGCGCTGCTCACCCGGTACGGCCACGGCAAGGCGATCGTGCTGGCCCGGTTCATCCCGGTGGTACGGACCGTGCTCAACCCGCTGGCCGGCGTCGCGCAGGTGCCCGCGCGCACCTTCGCCCTCTGGCAGATCACCGGGGGACTGGTGTGGACGGTGGGCCTGGTGCTCGCCGGCTACGCCCTGGGGAACAGCGTCCCCAACGTCGATCACTACCTGCTGCCGCTGGTCGGCGCGCTGGTCGCCGTGTCCCTCCTGCCGCTGGCCCTGGAGATGCTCCGCTCCAGGCGCCGCGCCCACACGACCACGGAGCCGAACGGGGAGGAAGCAGCGTGAAGATCACGTTTTTGATCCACAACGTCTACGGGATAGGCGGCACCGTCCGCACCACGCTCAACCTGGCCGCCGCACTCGCGGGCCGGCACGAGGTCACGATCGTCTCCATGCTGCGCCACCGCGCCCGCCCCCGCTTCGCGGTCGACCCCAGGGTGACGGTGGTGCCCCTGGTCGACACCCGCGAGCACGGCGCCGACGCGGCCGATCCGCTGCTGCACCAGCCGGCCGAGGTCTTCCCCGCTGCCGAGAAGCGGTACAAGCAGTACAGCCGCCTCACCGACCGGCGCGCCGAGGAGTACCTGCGGGCCTGCGAGGCGGACGTACTGATCGGAACGCGGCCCGGTGTCAACGTCTACCTGGCCCGCTTCGGCTCGCCGCGCGCCCTGCGCATCGCGCAGGAACACCTCACCCACGACTCCCACAGCAAGAAACTGCGTGCCCACCTCGCGCGGCACTACCGCGACCTGGACGCGGTGGTCACCACCACGGAGGCCGACGCCGCCGTCTACCGGTCCCGGATGCCGCTGCCCGGCGTGCGGACCCTCGCCATCCCCAACTGCGTGCCGGACCCCGGCCTCCCGCCCGCCGACGGCAGCGCCAAGGTGATCGCCGCGGCCGGACGGCTGGTGCCGGCCAAGCGGTTCGACCTGCTCGTCGAGGCCTTCGGCGAGGTCGCAGGCAAGTTCCCGGACTGGTCCCTGCGCATCTACGGCGCGGGCACCGACAAGCAACGGTTGCTGCGGCTGATCGAAGAACAGGGACTGGACGACCAGGCGGCCCTGATGGGAGTGGTCTCACCCATCGAGGACGTGTTCGTCCGGGCGTCGATCGTGGCCTCCGCCTCCGACGCCGAGTCCTTCGGGATGACGCTGGTCGAGGCGATGCGGTGCGGCGTGCCGGTGGTCGCCACCGACTGCCCGCTCGGTCCCGCCGAGATCATCGAAGACGGCGTCGACGGCCGTCTGGTGCCCATGGGCGACAAGCAGGCGCTCGCGGCCGAGCTGTGCCACCTCATGGCCGACGAGTCCGGCCGCCGGCGCATGGGCGAGGCCGCCCGCACCGCGGCCCACCGCTTCGACCCGGCTCGTATCGCGGCCGTCTACGAGGAGCTGTTCGCCGAGCTCACCGCCACGCGCCGGTCCCGCGGCCGGCAGCGCGACAAGGCCCGCTGGCGCGCCCGGGCCGGCCGTGTGCTACGCCGACTGCGCGGTTGATCACACCCCTGACGAGGGCGTCTGAACCGCGCACCGCTGGGTACGAGCCCCGTTCCGTGCCCTCCCGAGCAGCACATGTCCGCCCACCGCAGAAATGGTTCCATGAGCGCGATCAGCATCGGCCAGGCAGCCGTCCTGGGAATCGTCGAGGGAGTGACCGAGTTCCTCCCGGTCTCCTCCACCGGCCATCTGAAGATCACCGAGGGGCTGATGGGCATCCCGGTGGACGACGCGGCCGTCGTCGGGTTCACCGCGGTGATCCAGGTCGGCGCCATCGCCGCGGTGCTGGTGTACTTCTTCAAGGACATCGTGCGGATCGTCTCCGCCTGGGGCCGCGGCATCGTCGACCCCGAGCAGCGCCGACGCCACGACTACAAGTTCGCCTGGTGGGTCGTCTACGCCACCCTGCCCGTCGTGGCCGTCGGTCTGGCGGCCAAGCCGCTCATCGCCGGCCCGCTCGCCTCGCTGTGGGTGGTGGCCGGCTCGCTGATCGCCGGATCCGGTCTGATGTGGGTGGCGGACCGGCTGGGCCGGCACAAGCGCGGTGAGGACGACACCGGCCTCAAGGACGCGATGCTGGTCGGCTCCTCGCAGGTCCTCGCGCTGCTCTTCCCCGGTTTCTCCCGCTCCGGGGCGACCATGTCCACCGGGCTCATCCTGGACCTCGACCGGGTGGCGGCCACCCGGCTGTCGTTCTTCCTCGGCATCCCGGCGCTGACCGGCGCCGGCCTGTACGAGCTCAAGGACGCGCTCGGCGCCGGAATGAGCCCTCTGCCGGTCGCCGTGGGCACCGCCGTGTCCTTCGTCGTCGCCTACGCCTCCATCGCCTGGCTCCTGAAATTCGTCGCCCGGCACACCTTCAGCGCCTTCGTCGTCTACCGGATCGCCGTCGGCGTGCTACTGCTCGGCCTGCTGGGAAGCGGGGTGCTCACCGCATGACCATCCTGGACACGCTCACCCGGCCGCGCCCCGCCGCCGGGGCCCGCCCGTCGCGCCCGGTCCCGTGGCTCGCGCTCGTCGCCGCCGCCTACGCCCTGGCCCAGCTCGTCCTCGTGGTCCCGCACCTGGGGCTCGGCTGGGACGAGACCGTGTACCTGTCCCAGGTCGACCCACGCAACCCGGCCGCCTACTTCAGCGCCCCGCGCTCGCGCGGCATCAGCTTCCTGGCGGCCCCCGTGCTGGCCGTCACCGGCTCCACCACCGCGCTCCGGATCGTCCTGGCGCTGCTGTCCGCGGCCGCCCTGTACGGCGCCTACCGCATCTGGCAGCCGCTGATCGGCCCCAGGCGGACCGCGCTCGCCGCGCTGCTGTTCGCCGGTCTGTGGACCACCGTGCTGTACGGGCCGCAGGACATGCCCAACCTGTGGGTGGCCCTGTCCGCGGTGGCGGCGGTCGGCTGCCTCCTGCGCGTCGTACGTTCCTGGGCGCGACGGCGGTACCTGCTCGGCCTGGGGGCCATGGTCGCGACCGCCACCTGCTTCCGCTTCTCCGACGGCGTCTGGCTCGCCCTGCCCCTGCTCGCGGCCTGCGCGATCGTCCCCGGCCGGCGGCGTGCGGCGCCCGCGCTCGCCGTGGCCGCCGGCCTCGCCGCAGGCAGCGCCCAGTGGGTCACGGAGGCGTACGTACGCTGGGGCGGGATCGGCGCCCGGCTGCACGCCTCCAGCGCCACCGAGGGCGGCATGGGCACCCACTGGGCGGGCGGCCTGGCCTGGCAGAGCCTCAACGGCCCGTTGCTGTGCCGCCCCTGCACCGTGCGGCTCGGCCACCCCGAACTCACCCTGTGGTGGCTGGCCCTGCCCGCCCTCGCCCTCATCGCCTGCGCCGTGGCCTGGCGCACCGGGCGGCACCTCGCCGTGACCCTGCTGCCCGTCGCCTGCGCCGCCGCGCTGAGCGTTCCGTACCTGCTGCTCATCGACTACTCCGCACCGCGCTTCCTGCTGCCGGCCTACGCCCTGCTCTCCCTGCCGCTCGCCACCCTGGCCGCACACGCGCTGCGCGCCGTCCGCCCGCCCCGCGCGCGCGGCCTGGTCGCGGCGGCGGCGGTCCTCCTGCTCGGCCTGCACCTGTCCGCGCAGTACGAGGTCCTCGACCGCAACGCGGCCGACGCCCGCGCCACCGCCGACAAGTACCGCACCGCCGCGCGCGACCTGCGCCGCCTCGGGCTCAGCCCGCCGTGCGTGGTCAGCGGCAAACTCGCGCCGCCCGTCGGCTACTACGCGGGCTGCGCCTCGGCGAACGTCGGCGGCAACAACCGCAACACCAGCGCGCACGCCCTGCTGCACCGGGCCGCCCGCGTACCCGCCGCCGCCCTCACCAGGGCCCACTCCGGACCACCCCACTACGCCCGCCACTGGAAGAAGCACCGGCTTCCCGGCACCAAGCTGACGGCATACACGCCTCGATGACCTGAAAGATGTAACCGCTGCTACATTCACAGATGTGTCGAGCAAGGTATCCGGAATCCGCTGGCTCATCCTCGTGATCAAACTGCCCGCCGAGCCGTCCCGGCACCGGGTGGCCGTATGGCGTGAGCTGCGCAAGATCGGCGCGCTCTCGCTCGGCCAGGGCGTGTGGGCCGTACCCGACGTTCCGGCCTTCGCCGACGGCACCGCCCGGGCCCTCACCCTGACCGAAGAGTCCGGCGGTCAGGCCGTGACCCTGAGCGCCGCCGGGCGCGGCCCCGAGGACGCGGTCCGTTTCCAGGCCATGTTCACCGCCGCACGGTCCGAGGACTGGGCGGAGTTCCTGGCCGACTGCGGCAAGTTCGAGGCCGAACTGGCCAAGGAGATCCGCAACCGGAAGTTCACCCTGGCCGACCTGGAGGAAGAGGAGCAGTCGATGGAGCGGCTGCGGCGCTGGCACCGCGACCTGACCGCGCGCGACGTGTTCGGCGCACCCGAGGCGGCCGACGCCGGCGAACGGCTCAAGCAGTGCGCCGCCGCCTGCGAGGACTACGCCGAACGCGTTCTCGCGGCCCTGCACCAGGTCCCGGTGCGCGAGCAGTGAGCGCCTCGACCGGTGCACAGGCCGCCGGTGCGCCGGCCCCGCAGATGTGGCCGCTGTACGCCGCCGGGTTCACCACGGCGTTCGGCGCGCACGGCATCGCCGCAAGCCTCGGCAGTGACGCCACCGACGCGGTCACCTCCCTGCTGGTGCTCGGCGGACTCCTCGCCCTGTACGACGGCGCCGAGGTCGTCCTCAAGCCGGTCTTCGGCACCCTCGCCGACCGCGTAGGGGGCCGCCCCGTCATGGTCGGCGGGCTGATCGCCTTCGCCGTGGCCTCCGCGCTGTACACCGTCGCCGACAGCCCCGGCTGGCTGTGGGCGGCCCGCCTCGGCCAGGGCGCCGCCGCCTCCGCGTTCTCGCCGTCCGCCTCCGCCCTGGTCGCCCGGCTCAACCCGGCCGCCAAGCACGGCCGGGCCTTCGGCAGCTACGGCTTCTACAAGTCGATCGGCTACACCCTCGGCCCCCTGCTCGGCGGCGTCCTGGTGTGGGCCGGCGGCCTGCGGCTGCTGTTCGCCATCCTGGCGGTGCTCGGCGCCGCGGTCGCCGTGTGGGCCGCGCTCGCCGTCCCCGTCGTACCGCCGCTGCCCAAGGCCCGGCAGACCGTGTTCGACCTGGCCCGCCGTCTGGCCGACACCTCCTTCCTCGCCCCCACCGCGGCCCTCGCCGCGGCGACCGCCGCCCTGTCGGTCGGGGTGGGATTCCTGCCGGTCTCCGGTCGGGTCGCCGGTCTCGGCACCGTCGCCACCGGCGCCGCCGTCTCCGTGCTCGCCGCCTGCGCGGCACTGGTGCAGCCCCGAGCCGGGCGGGCGCTGGACGACGGACGCCTCACCACCCGCGCCGGCCTGGCCGCCGGACTGCTGACCACCTCCGTCGGCCTGGCCTGCGCCATGCTGCCCGGCCTGACCGGCGTGCTCCTGGCAGCCGCCCTGATCGGCGCCGGCACCGGCCTGATCACCCCGCTCGGCTTCGCCTCCCTGGCCACCGCCACCCCGGCCGCGCGGATCGGCCAGACCATGGGCGCGGCGGAACTCGGCCGCGAACTCGGTGACGCGGGCGGCCCGCTGCTGGTGGCCGCCGTCGCCACGTCCACCACGCTCACCCACGGCTACGCCGTCCTCGCGGTCCTCCTGGCATCGGGCGCGGCACTCCAGCTGGCCCACCGCCGGACCACGGCGACGCCGTACAAGACGGAGACCTAGGGGGTACGGGCGTCAGGGGTACGGGCGCCGCCCGGCCGCATACCCGGCCGGCTCGCCCGCTCCCCAGGACACGCCTCGGCGCAGGACACTGTCAGCAGGACGGGAGGCCACCATGCTGACGGACATGCGTGAACACCTGGGCAGAGCCCTGTTCCACCGGGTCGCCGGCCCCGACGGGCCGGTGAACCGGGCCCGGATCCACGGCACCCCCGGAGCGCGCTGGTTCGCCCCCGACCGTCCGATCCGCACGGTCCACGGTGACGCGTCGATGTTCATCGGCGGGATCAGCGCCCTGCTGCTCCAGTCCCTGCACCCCCTCGCCATGGCCGCCGTCGCGGCCCACTCCGGCTACCGGGGCGACCCGTGGGGCCGACTGCAGCGCACCAGCACCTTCCTCGCCGTGACGACCTACGGCACCGCCGAGGACGCCCAGGGAGCGGTCGACCACGTCCGCGCCATCCACGAACGGATCCGCGGGCGGACGGGCGACGGATCGGCGTACCACGCGGCCGACGCCCACCTGCTCGGCTGGGTGCACGCCGCCCAGACGGACAGTTTCCTGCGCGCCCACCAGCACTACGGGGCCCGCCCGCTCGACACCGCCGCCTGCGACGCCTACGTCGCCGACACCGCGCGGATCGCCGAGTCGCTCGGCGTGACCGACCCGCCCCGCGACCTCCGAGGACTGACGCGCAGCCTCGCCGCCTACCGGCCCGAACTGCGCGCCACCGGGGAGGCCCGAGCCGCGGCACGCTTCCTGCTGCTCCAGCCGCCGCTCCCCCTCATGGCCCGGCCGTTCTACGCAGGCCTGGCCGCCAACGCCGTCGCACTGCTCCCGTCCTGGGCCCGGAGCATGCTGCTGCTGCCCCGCATCCCCGTCCTCGAGGACCTCGCGGTACGCCCCGCCGGCCAGGCACTGACCAGAACCATCCGCTGGGCCATGACCCCGCCGCCGCAGCGCCACACCGACTGACCGGCGAACCCAGCCGCGGCCGCTGCCGCTGCCGCGCGGGTGTCCTCACGTACCCGCGCGGCAACGGTGGGGTCAGATGCCGAACGGAGCGGCGTAGCGGACGGTTCCGCCGGGGAGCGGATGGCCGGCGTCGAGGCCGAGGGCCGTCAGAGCCTCGTCGGGGACCTCCATGGTCAGGCCGATGCCGTGGGCGGAAGCGCGGGTGAAGCCGAACCGGGGGTAGTAGGCGGGATGCCCGAGGACGACCACATGGCGTTCGCCCGCCGACCTCGCCGCGGCCAGGGCGGCGCGGACGGCCGCCGCACCCGCACCGGTGCGCTGATGCTCGGGCCGGACGGCGCACGGAGCCAGACACAGGGCGGGTACGTCGTCGATGTGGCAGCGGGTCAGCAGGGCGTGGCCCACCGGGCGGCCGGCCGCGTCCACGGCGACGAGTGAGAGACCCTCGATCCAGGCGGTCGGGTCGGCGCGCAGGGCGTCGACGAGATCGGCCTCCGCCGGGGTGGGGAAGGCGGCGAGGTTGATGTCGCGGACGGCGGCGATGTCGGCGCCGGTCTCGGCGCGCGTGGTCCAGGTGTTGCCCATGACGATGGGAGA of the Streptomyces sp. 1222.5 genome contains:
- a CDS encoding MFS transporter, producing the protein MWPLYAAGFTTAFGAHGIAASLGSDATDAVTSLLVLGGLLALYDGAEVVLKPVFGTLADRVGGRPVMVGGLIAFAVASALYTVADSPGWLWAARLGQGAAASAFSPSASALVARLNPAAKHGRAFGSYGFYKSIGYTLGPLLGGVLVWAGGLRLLFAILAVLGAAVAVWAALAVPVVPPLPKARQTVFDLARRLADTSFLAPTAALAAATAALSVGVGFLPVSGRVAGLGTVATGAAVSVLAACAALVQPRAGRALDDGRLTTRAGLAAGLLTTSVGLACAMLPGLTGVLLAAALIGAGTGLITPLGFASLATATPAARIGQTMGAAELGRELGDAGGPLLVAAVATSTTLTHGYAVLAVLLASGAALQLAHRRTTATPYKTET
- a CDS encoding undecaprenyl-diphosphate phosphatase, encoding MSAISIGQAAVLGIVEGVTEFLPVSSTGHLKITEGLMGIPVDDAAVVGFTAVIQVGAIAAVLVYFFKDIVRIVSAWGRGIVDPEQRRRHDYKFAWWVVYATLPVVAVGLAAKPLIAGPLASLWVVAGSLIAGSGLMWVADRLGRHKRGEDDTGLKDAMLVGSSQVLALLFPGFSRSGATMSTGLILDLDRVAATRLSFFLGIPALTGAGLYELKDALGAGMSPLPVAVGTAVSFVVAYASIAWLLKFVARHTFSAFVVYRIAVGVLLLGLLGSGVLTA
- a CDS encoding DUF5670 family protein, whose amino-acid sequence is MVPLLLVLLLALILFGAGFALKALWWIAVIVLVLWLLGFVVRPAGSGGRKGRWYRW
- a CDS encoding anti-sigma factor domain-containing protein; amino-acid sequence: MSVTDLHSLTGAYALHALPDDERAAFEHHLTGCEACEQEIAEFTATAARLALAATTPVHRAMRDQVLGRVTTVRQVDPDVARAEQVRRLVPRWRGPARWALAASVAAAVAFGGTAAWQYERAQDAHRQVVRAQRHADELARVLAAPDARSRSAKVAGGAGTLVVSAGRDEAVFVASRMPAPPHGKVYQLWFADGGKMRSAGLMNPGRSSQAVLMEGAVGRASGVGITVEPAGGSEQPTSAPLALLRMPA
- a CDS encoding BlaI/MecI/CopY family transcriptional regulator; amino-acid sequence: MTPDAHERVPKRANGEREAEVLDLLLRADGALTPGEVTERLGGELTYSSVVTILTRMHAKQLLDRTRRGRAYAYAPVTDDPGFAARRMRTVLEERPDREAVLARFADSLSATDADLLRQLLGPDQDDDR
- a CDS encoding sigma-70 family RNA polymerase sigma factor, yielding MKEAVFIGRKPSPGPDLQQLLREVALGDHEAFAALYDAVAGSVLGVVRAVLRDQAQSEEVAQDVLVEVWRTAPRYRAERGSAINWILTVAHQRAVDRVRSVEAAAARDTKAALLERTPAYDEVTEQVESRLEQEQVRRCLRTLTELQRQSVTLAYYQGLTYRQVAEALALPLGTVKTRLRDGLIRLRDCLGVTA
- a CDS encoding glycosyltransferase family 39 protein, with protein sequence MTILDTLTRPRPAAGARPSRPVPWLALVAAAYALAQLVLVVPHLGLGWDETVYLSQVDPRNPAAYFSAPRSRGISFLAAPVLAVTGSTTALRIVLALLSAAALYGAYRIWQPLIGPRRTALAALLFAGLWTTVLYGPQDMPNLWVALSAVAAVGCLLRVVRSWARRRYLLGLGAMVATATCFRFSDGVWLALPLLAACAIVPGRRRAAPALAVAAGLAAGSAQWVTEAYVRWGGIGARLHASSATEGGMGTHWAGGLAWQSLNGPLLCRPCTVRLGHPELTLWWLALPALALIACAVAWRTGRHLAVTLLPVACAAALSVPYLLLIDYSAPRFLLPAYALLSLPLATLAAHALRAVRPPRARGLVAAAAVLLLGLHLSAQYEVLDRNAADARATADKYRTAARDLRRLGLSPPCVVSGKLAPPVGYYAGCASANVGGNNRNTSAHALLHRAARVPAAALTRAHSGPPHYARHWKKHRLPGTKLTAYTPR
- a CDS encoding DedA family protein, whose protein sequence is MTQALNVLDATSLLTTVGAAGVFLVLFAETGLLIGFFLPGDSLLFTAGLLCTTRASGVHLSLPGVLAAAVAGALLGAQTGYLIGSRAGRALLGRSRNRHLLDGVAKAEALLTRYGHGKAIVLARFIPVVRTVLNPLAGVAQVPARTFALWQITGGLVWTVGLVLAGYALGNSVPNVDHYLLPLVGALVAVSLLPLALEMLRSRRRAHTTTEPNGEEAA
- a CDS encoding M56 family metallopeptidase is translated as MRIAVYLPLLLPLLAPLGARILSERCEPRLATWLLTLSALVLATASTISLGLLAVTGLIRIPALAGLGHWSVHTAQHDDPTELSVALVAGLLLGGAAVTAARMLWRRARSLATAALRAACMPAPDDGLVIVEDETPDAYALPGLPGRVVVSTGMLHTLNTSERGILLAHERAHLAAHHYLFVALAQLGAAANPLLRPLATAVTYTIERWADEHAGTVTGDRVRVARTVGKAALAAHDTVARAPGAAMGILGRRGPLAGAGPVPRRVAALLAPPLGRHPGLAAATVAILAAATLSTAEAAHDLHVLLEAVGAS
- a CDS encoding Chromate resistance protein ChrB, which codes for MSSKVSGIRWLILVIKLPAEPSRHRVAVWRELRKIGALSLGQGVWAVPDVPAFADGTARALTLTEESGGQAVTLSAAGRGPEDAVRFQAMFTAARSEDWAEFLADCGKFEAELAKEIRNRKFTLADLEEEEQSMERLRRWHRDLTARDVFGAPEAADAGERLKQCAAACEDYAERVLAALHQVPVREQ
- a CDS encoding glycosyltransferase family 4 protein; the encoded protein is MKITFLIHNVYGIGGTVRTTLNLAAALAGRHEVTIVSMLRHRARPRFAVDPRVTVVPLVDTREHGADAADPLLHQPAEVFPAAEKRYKQYSRLTDRRAEEYLRACEADVLIGTRPGVNVYLARFGSPRALRIAQEHLTHDSHSKKLRAHLARHYRDLDAVVTTTEADAAVYRSRMPLPGVRTLAIPNCVPDPGLPPADGSAKVIAAAGRLVPAKRFDLLVEAFGEVAGKFPDWSLRIYGAGTDKQRLLRLIEEQGLDDQAALMGVVSPIEDVFVRASIVASASDAESFGMTLVEAMRCGVPVVATDCPLGPAEIIEDGVDGRLVPMGDKQALAAELCHLMADESGRRRMGEAARTAAHRFDPARIAAVYEELFAELTATRRSRGRQRDKARWRARAGRVLRRLRG